The Vibrio sp. B1FLJ16 DNA segment GCTTCCCATTAAGACACTTTGTCTTGAGAGATCTCTTGTTTTGCTATTGCTTGTTCTGCTATTTCTTTCTCCGCTTTGGCTACGACGGTGCAGCCTTTTGCAAATGAGTCTGGGTTGAGCGATATAGAATCAATGCCACAAGTGACAAGAAACTGTGCAAATTCTGGGTGATCTGAAGGTGCCTGCCCGCAAATACCGACTTTGCATCCTTTACTGTGTGCAACACGTATGACTTGTTCGATCAGGCTTTTTACTGCGTCATCCCGCGCATCGAACATTGGCTTGAGCTCAGCTGAATCGCGATCTATACCCAGTACTAACTGAGTCAGGTCGTTACTGCCGATAGAAAAACCATCAAACCGCTCTGCAAAACGATCGGCAAGAATGACATTCGATGGGATCTCACACATCACATAGACTTGCAGACCATTTTCGCCTCGTTTAAGTCCGGCGTCAGCCATCACTTCCAGTACCTTGTCGGCTTCGCTGACAGTGCGGCAGAATGGGATCATCACGATGATATTATCAAAGCCTATCTCTTCTCTGGCTTTTAATATCGCTTTGCATTCCAGTTGAAACGCTTCTTTATAGCGAGGGTGATAGTAGCGAGAAGCTCCTCGTAAACCCAGCATTGGGTTCTCTTCATGCAGCTCAAAGAAATCCCCGCCGAGTAAGCCGCGATACTCATTGGATTTGAAATCCGACATACGCACAATCACCGGTTTAGGATACTGGCTTGCGGCGATTTTACTTACACCAAGCGCGAGGTTATCGACGAAATAATCTGCGAGAGTGGCAAAACCTTCACATCGGCGACGGATTTCGTTTTCTACTTCTGGATCAGTTATTTGCTCTGGATGTAAAAGCGCCATAGGGTGCAGCCCGATATGACTGGAAATAATAAATTCGATACGGGTTAAGCCAATCCTGCAGTAGGGAGTTGCCACCAGTGGAAAATACCATCAGGCATGGCAGCGTTGATCATGATGTTGGTGCTGGTTGTAGGTAAAGCTTTTAGATCGATCTCCTGTGTGGTGTAGCTAACTTCGCCCTCATAGACCTGACCAACTGCACCTTGCGCGCAGCTTAGTGTCACCAATTGCCCCGATTTAAGTTTTTGCGTAGCGTGTTCAGTACCAACAATCGCTGGCACTTTAAGCTCGCGACTGACAATCGCCGCATGGCTGGTTGGCCCACCAGAATCAGTAATGATGCCTGCGGCTTTACGCATTAACGGAACCCAATCCGGGTCAGTGCGCTCGGTCACCAGAATAGCACCTTCAGGAAATGATTCTATGTCATCGGGTGACAGCACAGTAAAGGTTTGAGCGATGGCAATTGCACCACCGACGCTAGCACCTTCAAGCAGTACAGGTGCATCGGTTTTATCCAGTTTGTAATTGACCAGCAGAGCAGCATCCCGGTGTGATTCCACTGTTTCTGGTCTTGCCTGAACCATAAACAGTTGCTGGGTTTGGCTGTCTTTAGCCCATTCCATGTCCATAGGGCAGCCATAATGTCGCTCTATGATCACCGCCCATTTACTCAGTTGCAGTATTTCATCATCATTGAGTACGAGCTGTTTACGTTCTTCGTCACTCGTAGCGAGGGTAACGGTAGGCTGCTCTGCATTTTCAGATTTATTGAACTGCATTTTTTCCAGTTTGTTACCGAGGTGCTTCTCAATAATTGGTCGTTTGTCAGGTTGTTCAAGCAGAGGTTTATAAACCATAAAGCGATCCGGTGTGACGGAGCCTTTTACAATAGTTTCACCCAAGCCCCAACTGCCATTTATCATGACGACATCCGGGAAGCCGTTTTCGGTATCCAGACTGAACATGACCCCGGCACATTCTGACTCAATCATCTGTTGCACCCCAACAGATAACGCGACTTGTTGATGTTCGAATCCTTGCTCTTGACGGTAAACAATGGCGCGATCCGTATAAAGGGAAGCGAAGCATTGCTTGCAGGCTTCAAGGACCTGTTGATCACCGCGAATATTGAGGTAACTCTCTTGCTGACCAGCAAAACTCGCCTCAGGCAAGTCTTCTGCCGTAGCAGAGCTTCGAACGGCGACTGAAGCGGAAGGTACGCCAATTTGTTCACATAGTGCATGGTACGCATCTAAGATGGCGCGCTCTTGTTCTGGGGTAAAACTTGCCTGACTGATGAGCGCACGAATGTTGCGTCCGGCTTCTGCGAGGCTTATCTCATTGCGATTCATCCGGTTTAAATAGTCTGTGATTGGGCCATTGAGTTCATTCTGCTGTAAAAAATCGCGGAAGAATTGCGCGCTGGTGGCAAAGCCGTCTGGGACCCGAATCCCGCTTTCACTTAGCTTGCTGAGCATTTCACCTAGACTGGCGTTTTTGCCCCCGACAAGACTGACATCGGTTGTATGAAGTTGTTGATAACGATAGATTAACGGTTGTATGTTGTGTGTGGACATGGTCAGCGTCCTTATATTTGGTTATAAAGGAGCTGTCTGCTGCCATTGGCGCTCCTGCGCTTACTGACACCTTTCTTGCAGATAGCTTTTTAATTGGTTGTAGCTGCGGACTTTGGTGTAGTCGCCTTCCGGTATACTGACTCCGGTACTCTTTTTCAGAGAGGCCAGGAGATTAAGAAAGTCCATAGAATCAAGGTCGCACTCTTCGCGCAGGTCTTCATCTAAGTCGATTTCATCTATCTCAATTTCCGGTGCGATGCGTTTTATCGCGTCGGCTATCGTTGTTGGTATGTTGATGTTGCTCATAATGCCTCCGGATGTTGTAGCTGCTTCGCCAGTGCCTGTAAAAAACGAGCACCTGTGACACCGTCACTTACGCGATGATCAGCCGCGAGTGTGACGGTCATGATGTCGCCGATTTCGATTTGGTTATCTTTTATGACAGGAGCCTGACGCTGCCGGCCGAGTCCTATGATGGCGACTTGGGGTGGGTAAATTACGCCGGTAATACTGTCAGCGCCGCGCTCACCAATACTGGTCACTGTGATGGTAGTCTGACTTATCTCGGAGCTGCGAAGTCGCCCGCGTCGGCTGCGTTCTGCTAAATCACGTAAAGCCTCCATCGTTTGATCGATACTTAGTTTATCCGCATCCAGAATCCCAGGAATCACCAAGCCACCTTCTCGCAAACTGATGGTATTGCCGATATTTACTGACTCGGAAGGGGTAAAATGACCATCCTGATAAAAGCCATTGAGATCGGGGAACTTCGCCAGCTGACGTGCGATGGCGCAGAGAATAACCGCGGGAAGCAACAGACGCTGCTCTGGCTCGCGCTGCTGATTTAGTTCAGCCAACCAGGTTTGTACTTTAGTCAGATTAATATCCAACGCGAGGTAGTAGTGTGGGATTTCTTTTTTCGAGCGACTCATGGCATCACTGATTGCCTGGCGCATCGGTGACATTTCTTGTTGTTTAGTAGTAGTTCTCTCGGTTTCTGAAGGATGCTGCTCTTCTATATTTTCAGGCAAGTCACGTAAAAGAACCGCACCGTATGGACCGCTGCCTGTTAAGGTTGAAAGTTCTACTCCTGAAAGGTAAGCGGTTTTTCGCGCTAGCGGTGATGCATACTTGCGTTGCTTATTACTGTTAGAAGAGGCAGGGCTGATACGTTTTAATAACTCTGAGTCCGATACAACATCATGCTGTAAGGTATCGGTATTTCTTGTTGAAGGCTCAGTGTTTTCAGATCGAGCTGCTTTAGGTTCAATGTAGGGCGGCAGTTCTACATCGTTTGTTTCTGGTAAAACCTCAGGCGAATCTTGTGAGCTTGTCGTTGACTTAGTATCAGCTACAGGCGTATCACTTTGCATTCTGGCGATCACGCTACCAACCGGAAGTTTGACATCGGCCTCTATTAGCAGCTCGGAAATGGTGCCTGAATAGTAAGACTCCATGTCGATTGCACCCTTGCTGGTTTCTATTACCGCAATGATGTCACCTTTCTCAACGTGATCTCCCGGTTTGACTTGCCACTCCATTAATGTTCCGTGGCTCATATCAGCACCGAGTGCTGGCATGGTGATGTCAATCAAGGCTTCGTTGTGGTTATTGTTTGTCATGAGCCACTACTCCTCACTTCGCCTGCCAGTCGGGCGTCATCAGTACGGCTTTCGCTGCACTGACGATCTTATCTGCCTGAGGAATGGCGGCTTGCTCCAAGTGATGAGGGTATGGGATAGGGACTTCTTCAGTACAAACCCTATTAACTGGCGCATCGAGTTGCCAGAAGGCGTTTTCCATGATGATGGCACTGATTTCACCAGCGAGACTGCCTGTATACCATCCTTCATCTATGACAACGGCGCGGTGAGTTTTTGAAACACTCTCTATGATGGTGCTGGTGTCGAGTGGTCTGAGAGAGCGTAGATCAATTACTTCGGCGTCAATGCCCTCGGTTTCAAGCTGGTAGGCCGCTTGTAAGGTTTTGCCAAGGTTACCGCCGTAAGTGATCAGGGTGATGTCTTTACCAGTGCGTCGAACTAAGGCTTTATCCATTGGAGCATCGGGAGCTTCAGTAATCTGGCCTTCTTCGTTAAGCAGCATGACATGTTCAAAAATAATCACAGGATCGGGGTCAGCTATTGCCTGACTGAGCATGTAGCAAGCATCATTTTGAGTGGCGGGGCTAAGTACTTTTAGCCCAGGAACATGGGCATAGAAGTTCTCCCAACTGTGTGAGTGTTGCGCGGCGAGCTGTTTACCCGCGCCGCAAGCCATACGAATAACGATAGGAACATTGAACTGGCCGCCAGACATATGCTGAAGGGTTGCGGCGGTATTAATAATCTGATCCATTGCGAGCAAGCTGAAGTTCACGGTCATGACTTCAACAATAGGGCGCATGCCGCCAAGAGCAGCACCGACACCGACGCCGACAAATCCTGATTCACAAAGGGGCGTATCAATGATTCGATCAGCACCGAACTGTTCAAGGAGTCCTTTACTCACGGCATAGCAACCGCCATAACGGCCGACGTCTTCTCCCATCAGAAAAGCGCTTGGCTCGTTGGTCAACACGTCACTGATTCCGGCGCGAAGGGCTTCACGATAGGTCATTTTGTCTGGTGCCCGGCTGCAAGGCAGAGGCGCGTGCTTCGGCTGGTTGTCCGGACTATGCACATAACGAGTAAGCTGTTCTATAGGCTCTAACTCGCCACTTTCCGAGAAAGCGATAGCGTCACTGATTTCATCAGCGATTTTGGCTTCGATATCAGAGAGCTCCTGATCCTCAAAATGGCTGTTTTTTTGCAGCCAGTGGATGAGTTGTTTCACTGGCCCTTTTTCTTCCCACAATGCGATCTCACTCTTGTCTCTGTATAACTGAGTATCGAAACTTGAGTGGCCGCGGAAACGATAGGTCTGGCATTCAATAAAATAGGGCTTTTTCTGTTCGCGGATAAAATCAACCGCGTCACAAGCGGCGGCTTCGACATCCACAACATTCATGCCATCCACTTGGACTGACTCGATACCGTAACTCTTGGCTTTTTGAGAAATATTGGTATTGGATTCTGACAGTGCGAGTGCTGTACCCATGGCGTAACGGTTGTTTTCACAGATGAACAGAACCGGAAGTTCCCAAAGCGCAGCGAGGTTCAGGCTTTCATGAAACTCACCTTCGGCAACTGCACCTTCACCAAAAAAGCAGACTGCAATGGCATCGCGCTGCATTTTCTTATTCGCGAGCGCAAGACCAGTCGCAAGAGGGAGACCGCCGCCAACGATGGCATTACCACCGCAGAAGTTGAGGTTCTTGTCAAACAGATGCATCGAACCGCCACGCCCGCGGCTACAGCCATTGGTTCGGCCGTACATTTCAGCCAGCACGCTACCCATGCTCATGCCACGGGCAAGCGCGTGTCCGTGTTCGCGATAGGTCGCGACAACCTGATCATCGTTATTAAGTGTGGACATTACACCGACAGCGATGGCTTCTTCACCAATATAGAGGTGTAGAAAGCCACGAATTTTTTCCAATGCATAAAGCTCGGCACACTTTTCCTCAAAACGACGAATACGTAACATCTGCTCTAATTGTTTAAGCAAGTGTTCTCGATTGATATGGAGTCTTTTGTTCATTGTTCATCACTCTCCAATGTCGAAATATCGCCTTCAGGTAAGCCTAGTTCACGTGCTTTGAGTAAGCGACGCATGATCTTGCCACTGCGTGTTTTAGGCAGGTTAGTACGAAAGACGATTTCTTTAGGCGCTACAGCCGCGCCAAGTCGTTTACGTGCAAGCCCCAATAATGATTGAAGAAGTTCATCATCTGCTTTGATGTCTGGCTTGAGTGCCACAAAGGCTTTGACGATTTGTCCAGCGACCGGGTCGGGCACGCCAATCACTCCCGCCTCTGCGACGGCGGGGTGTTCCATCAATGCACTTTCAACCTCGAACGGACCAATTAAGTGACCGGAGGATTTAATCAGATCATCTTTACGGCCAACGAACCAGAAGTAACCGTCTTCATCTTTCATTGCCAGATCGCCGCTGAGATACCATTCACCTTTGAAGCAGGATTGGTATTTTTCTTCCTGATTGAGGTAACCGCGAAACATAGATGGCCAACCGGATTTTAGGGCCAACTCTCCCACTTGCATCGGCTCTGTTTCCTCACGCAAAGATCCATCATCGTTTAAATTGACAATCGTGGCTTTAATTCCGGGAAGTGGTTTGCCCATCGAGCCGGGTTTGACCGGCATGGAAGGAACATTAGCTATCATGATCCCGCCAGTTTCGGTTTGCCACCAGTTGTCATGGAAGGGCATACCAAAGACTTTCTCACCCCATTCAACCGCCTCGGGGTTAAGCGGCTCGCCGACGCTGGCCATAAAACGTAAACGAGATAAATCGAACTGCTTAGGTAAGGCTTCACCAATTTTCATCAGCATTCGGATAGCGGTAGGGGCGGTGTACCACACCGTGACTTGTTGATCTTGCAGAATCTGATACCAGCGCTCAGCATCGAACTCGGCTTCGTCAATGATCATAGTGACACCCAAACAAAGGGGAGCAATGATGCCGTAAGTTGTCCCGGTTACCCAGCCGGGATCAGCCGTACACCAGTAAATATCATCAGGCTTAAGATCTAATGCGTAAAACGCTGAGCGGATATGATGCTGCACAGCCTGATGGACATGGATAACACCTTTAGGTTTACCCGTCGTACCGCTGGTAAAGTGAAGCAGCGCCATATCTTCTGGCTGAGTAGTAACGCAAGTGTGATCAGGGTTGGTGTCGGCCATTAGCTCATGATAGTCATGGCATCCTGGTTCGTCATCCAGACCGCCATCAATCAATAATATCGCTTTTATATGAGGCAGTTCGCGCCACCAACTTTTGAGTTTTTTGCGATATAAACTGCGCGTAGTAATCACCACATTCGCCGAACCTATTTCCATTCGCGAACGTATTGGTTCAGGGCCAAATGCAGAAAATAGTGGGGTAAACACACAACCTGCTTTGAGCGTCCCGATTGCTGCAATGTAAAGTTCTGGTCTGCGCCCTGCGAGACTGAAGACGCGGCTGCCTTGTGGTAAGTCGAGTTTGGATAAGAGATCCGCAAAACGGTTCGTTTGCTCGCTGAGATCACGATAACTGAAATCAAAGATTTCATTTTCTTTACTGATCCACCTCAGAGCGAGTTTATCTCGACTATGCTGGTTTAAGTGGCGATCCAGTGCTTCAAAACCAATATTCAAACCACCAGAGTTTAACCCTTTGATTTGTGGAGGGGAGGGTGTTGCTTTGTGTGGTTCTAATTGCAGGTTGGCATTGTCCGCCAGCGTTTGGTGAAAAATTGTTTTAACCATAATTCGGCATCCCGCACAAAAGTAAACGTTTTCCAGAAGAGGAATTACACTTACTAAAAGTATGGTTTATCGAGACAGCTTTTCCACCGAGTAAATAAGAATTTACTAATATTTTAATTTAAGGTTTTAAGGACTGGCATACAGAACCTTATTACCCTGTTTGGCGAAATAACTCGGTCAGGTTCGGTAGATGCGTACATCTGAAATCGCGAGCGGCAATTGACCGCGTGAAAGTGAATTTAATCGCTTAGATAGAGAGTGAGTTTGTACTTAAAGTAGTAAAGCCTGAATATAAGGAGACTAGTAAATGGATAACACAACATCGTTGATTTACGACACGTTAGTAGATTTAACTCAAAATGAGCCAGAGTGTCACGCTCAAATACGACAAAAGCTCTATGATCAACTTAACTTGCCATTTGAAAAACAAGTTGCGCTTTATACGAATATTTTGGCTGCGGCCAGTTCTGGGAAACTTGAAAATCGCGCTGATATTGACTCTGCGGTAGATCTCGCAGCTAAGGTATTAGGAACTAAATAACGTTAACCTAATTACAAACGCAAAAGAGTCAGACTTCGGTCTGACGCTTTTGGGATTTAAGGTAAATTGGGTCGTTAAGGTAATAACGCGAAGGGCTAGCTCACACAGCTCTCATTTTCTTCGTCCAATAGATAAACTGCCTGAACATGTGATTGCGAGTTGAAAGAAACCTCTACTTGGGTGTCTTCTTTTTCAAAAATCACTTTATCGAAATCGGTATACATTATTTTGAAACCTTTTCGAGCAAACAAGCTAGTGACTTCTGTCCGTTTTCTTAGCAAAAAGATTGTCTTAAATAACTCATCCATGAGTTTTGCTCCATATTTTAATATTGAACTGCGATCTGTGAATAAACATCCTTATTGATTAATGACTCGACAACATTTTAAGCGCTGCTTTTATTGAAACATATTTTGCATCAATACATTCATCTCGCTGATTAAACAGAGCAACGAGATAACGGCTTTTCACTTTTGAGCCTCGGGCTGATAGCCACTGTGCGACAACGTCATACTTATCACCGACATGCGATCCTATCTCAATTCCATTGCCTGATTTCGCTTTGAAGTAAAGCTTTAAAGTACATCCTTGTACCATTGTTACATCCTCCATGTGTTAACAATTTAATAACAGTTCTTGTGTGGTTAAAAATCAAATCTCATTATTGGCTTTGGTGATTTTGCTCAATGAAAAAGAGTGATTGTTTCCTGATTACATCATGCAGTTTGCAGTAGTATCTCTCAGTATTTCTTAGAGTTTTTACTCACTTAAAAATAATGTAGACCGGAACAGATAAGCTGTTTCTCGCTAAGATGAGGAAGCGTTGAGCCTGTTGGTGTTATTTAGTTAACCGGCTAAGTGATTATAAGCGGTAGCATCGTTTATATAAGCGGGGGACACGATTGGATTTCAGAAAGTCAACGTGTTTCTAACAGTCTTTCATAAAAATATCTTTATTCGTATAGTGAATAAATATATGAAAAATATAAATCGCCCTGATAGAATACGCCGTTTCATATGAAAGCATCAGTTGGTTGCACCAACGCAGACAGGAATTGTATTGGTTATGAGTCGGGCAGAACGCTTTATCAATATCCTCAACACTTCAAATGATGGTCTTTGGTACCAAGATGAAGATGGTAACGTCGAGTTTTACAGTGAAAGTTTTTATCAGTCTTTTGATATCCATTTGAATAACTCTACGTTTGATGATTGGTTGAAGCTTGTTCACCCTCTCGACGTTGAAAAACTGTCCAGCGCTGCTAAAAAACAGCAGAGTAGTAAATCCAGTGAAAGAGTCGTCACTCGTTACCGGGTGAGGGATAAACAAGGCAACTATCGCTGGATTGAAGCGTTAGGAATTAATGTCGAGGTTGGTAGTCAAAAGTACATGGTAGGGCTTCACAAGGACGTTTCTGACGAAGTCCTGATGACGGAATATCTTGTCCATGAGGCCTCCCATGATAGTGAAACCAATTTTCTGAACAGGCGTCAGTTTGAGCGGGATATGCGGGAGTTAGCTCCGGACAGTGTGGTGGTGACTTGCTGCTTTGATCCTGCGATCAACAGAGTGACCCGCACGAGAGAAGATGTGTTTCTCGGTCAAATTGCATCCAACCTGATTACGGCTTTTGATGAGGTGGTAAGTGGAGATTATGAACTTTACCGAGTAAACTCCAATACATTCGTTGCTATTATTCCTGACCAAAAGGGATTGGAGAAAAACTTACCGGGTTTAGTTATTAAGTTAGATACAGTCTACTTACAGTCTTCCCAGAAGAACTCTCAATGGATAAATAATAAAGGCGTTTATTTTTCTCCGTTATCTGGTCAGGAGTTTGTTGGTAAAGAGCCTCTCGATTACATCATGCAGGTTTCGGATTACGCTCTGTTCAAGAAAAGCAATTACTCGTGCCGCGATGATATGTCGGTTGAACTCCACCGCCATGCTTTTATTTATGAGAATATCGGTGAAGCCATACGGGCAGGAGAAATCACAATTGATCTACAACCTATCGTCGATGAGCTGGGTACTATTGTCTCATTTGAGACTTTAGCTCGTTGGCCTACAGAAGAATTTGGCTTTATATCACCAATAGAGTTTATTCCTGTTGCAGAGAGTCAGGATGCTATCCATCAATTAGGTTTGTCCGTTGTCAAATCCGCTTGCGTATTTTTGAATCAATATGATCTTATTGACGATTCCAAACCCCTTATAAACGTCAACGTTTCGGTTAAGCAGCTATTAAATAAGACTTTTGCCCAAGATGTCGTGGACATTGTGGTAGAGACCGGTCTTTCTTCAAGCCGAATTGTTTTAGAAATTACTGAGTCGTACATTTTGGATGATAATGTCGACGTTATGTCGCAAACCGCTTTGCTTGCTAAATTAGGTTTTAATATTTCTATTGACGATTTTGGCTCTGGGTACAGTTCCATTACATCGATATACCGACTACCTCTTTACCAGATAAAACTGGACAAAGGCCTTGTGTGGCAATCATTACAATCACCTTCGTGCCGGGAATTTGTGGAATACATGGCTGAGTTTGGCAAGAAGCACAATATTTCAATTGTCGCTGAAGGCATTGAGAGCCAAAGTATGATGCAAGAATTCATGGCTATGAAAGTAAGTCACTTTCAAGGCTACTATATTCACGAGCCAAAACATGCGTCGACTTTTCTGAAAAAGTAAACGTAATCATACGATAACTTGACTACCGATATAGTTATCACAACTAGATGATTAAAAAGCGTATTTAGTCTAACTAAATACGCTTTTTGTTTACTTCGAATTATTCATGTGTTTTCTGAGTGCCGCTACCACCATATTGTGGTCGTCCTCTGAGGGTAGGCCGGACACTGTGATCACGCCAATGAGTCCGCTGCCTTTAATACGAATAGGAAATGCCCCTCCGTGGGCGCAGTATTCATTGGCATCAATATGGGGCTGAGTTTCAAACTCGCGCTGTTTTGAGGCATTGTAATGACCAAGATAATGAGAACTGCGTCCATAACGCAGTACGGATTGACGCTTGCGTCTTGCCCAATCTTGGTTGTCTATACTGGTACCAGCCATGGCGTAACTGAACAGTACCTGGCCAAACGCATAAATCTCTATTGTTACCGCCGCGAACTGTTTCTCCGCCGTTTCTTTTAGTGAACTGCCGAGTTCCCATGCAATTTCATGATTAAAACAAGGTAACTGTAATTCCGTTTCTTGCTCAAGAAGCTCTGATAAAATGTCTTTACTCATTCACTCGTTCTCAAGCCTTGGTTACCGGAAGTTTTTGACCCAAGCGACTGCTTTCCATCGCAAGTTCGATAAGTTTGATGTTCCATAGTGCATCTTCCGCTTTAACCGGCGGGGCGGTGTGGTTTCGGATTGCCTCAGCCATTCGCAAGAAATAGTGTTGGTAGCCACCTCTCTCTGTGGCAACAATTTCACTATCATCTGCACCATAGAAACAACCATAGTTATCTGAAGTTTCATCTGCCCAGCTTGGCTCGGTTGGCAAGACGCCTTCAATCAAACGAGGTTCTTGAGGGTCTAACCCCAGTTTTTCGTAGCTTCCTTTTGTGCCTTTTAGTGTAAAACGTTTATTGGGGCCTGCGCTAAATAGATCACCGTGCACGATGGCTAGATGGTTTGGGTAGTGCATCGCCACATCAAAGTAGTCGACATTGGTCGAGCCTTCATGCATCATTTTACATTCTGCGCTAACTGCTTCTGGCAGACCAAATAACTCTATTACCTGATCAATTAGGTGGGGACCTAAATCAAACAAAATACCACCGCCATCAGTTGCCTGCTCACGCCAGCGCTGACGTACTTCAGGACGAAAACGATCAAAATGAGATTCAAAGTGTTTTAGCTCCCCGATGCGTTTCTCTTCAATAATCTTTTTCGCCGTTAAGAAGTCACCATCCCAGCGGCGGTTATGGTAAACACTTAATACTCGGTTGTTTTCTTTGGCCAGCTTGATGAGCGCTTCACCGTCTTTAACGTTCGTGACAAACGGTTTTTCGATAATCACATGCTTACCGTTTTCAATCGCCTGTTTAGCCAACTCAAAATGCACATCATTTGGAGCGGTGATAATAACCAGTTCAGCGTCAGATGAGGCAAGCAAGTCGCTCGCATCTACATAGTGCTTTACGCTTGGCCAATCCCTCGCAACTGCATCGCCATTGCTGGTGCTGATGGCAACAAGTTCAAATTCTTCCAGAGAGCTAACGAAGGGGATATGAAAGGTTTTTGCTGAAAATCCATAACCGATAACGGCGGTTTTTATTGGTGAAAAAGTCATAACGTCTAACTCTCAGTGAGTGGGTAAAAAGATGCTCCTTGGTACTGATTAGGGACCATCTCTATAACGGCTATATATCGCATTAATCCATCAGGTTAATTGTAAGTATCACTTATACTTTTGGTGGAGATACTTACAATTGCGTAATAATACGTACTTAGTAATTAAATTTTGCACGTTTGCTTACGGTTTATCAAGTGATGTTGAATTTATTGCGCCTATTTTTCATATAGAAATACGAATGAATGTAAGTGTTTGTACGTGTATTCAAGTGTTTAATGGTGGTACACTAGTCCTAATTAACGCAAGGTGTATTTTTGATGA contains these protein-coding regions:
- a CDS encoding acyl carrier protein, translating into MSNINIPTTIADAIKRIAPEIEIDEIDLDEDLREECDLDSMDFLNLLASLKKSTGVSIPEGDYTKVRSYNQLKSYLQERCQ
- a CDS encoding dihydrolipoamide acetyltransferase family protein yields the protein MTNNNHNEALIDITMPALGADMSHGTLMEWQVKPGDHVEKGDIIAVIETSKGAIDMESYYSGTISELLIEADVKLPVGSVIARMQSDTPVADTKSTTSSQDSPEVLPETNDVELPPYIEPKAARSENTEPSTRNTDTLQHDVVSDSELLKRISPASSNSNKQRKYASPLARKTAYLSGVELSTLTGSGPYGAVLLRDLPENIEEQHPSETERTTTKQQEMSPMRQAISDAMSRSKKEIPHYYLALDINLTKVQTWLAELNQQREPEQRLLLPAVILCAIARQLAKFPDLNGFYQDGHFTPSESVNIGNTISLREGGLVIPGILDADKLSIDQTMEALRDLAERSRRGRLRSSEISQTTITVTSIGERGADSITGVIYPPQVAIIGLGRQRQAPVIKDNQIEIGDIMTVTLAADHRVSDGVTGARFLQALAKQLQHPEAL
- the pdhA gene encoding pyruvate dehydrogenase (acetyl-transferring) E1 component subunit alpha, whose translation is MNKRLHINREHLLKQLEQMLRIRRFEEKCAELYALEKIRGFLHLYIGEEAIAVGVMSTLNNDDQVVATYREHGHALARGMSMGSVLAEMYGRTNGCSRGRGGSMHLFDKNLNFCGGNAIVGGGLPLATGLALANKKMQRDAIAVCFFGEGAVAEGEFHESLNLAALWELPVLFICENNRYAMGTALALSESNTNISQKAKSYGIESVQVDGMNVVDVEAAACDAVDFIREQKKPYFIECQTYRFRGHSSFDTQLYRDKSEIALWEEKGPVKQLIHWLQKNSHFEDQELSDIEAKIADEISDAIAFSESGELEPIEQLTRYVHSPDNQPKHAPLPCSRAPDKMTYREALRAGISDVLTNEPSAFLMGEDVGRYGGCYAVSKGLLEQFGADRIIDTPLCESGFVGVGVGAALGGMRPIVEVMTVNFSLLAMDQIINTAATLQHMSGGQFNVPIVIRMACGAGKQLAAQHSHSWENFYAHVPGLKVLSPATQNDACYMLSQAIADPDPVIIFEHVMLLNEEGQITEAPDAPMDKALVRRTGKDITLITYGGNLGKTLQAAYQLETEGIDAEVIDLRSLRPLDTSTIIESVSKTHRAVVIDEGWYTGSLAGEISAIIMENAFWQLDAPVNRVCTEEVPIPYPHHLEQAAIPQADKIVSAAKAVLMTPDWQAK
- the acsA gene encoding acetate--CoA ligase; protein product: MVKTIFHQTLADNANLQLEPHKATPSPPQIKGLNSGGLNIGFEALDRHLNQHSRDKLALRWISKENEIFDFSYRDLSEQTNRFADLLSKLDLPQGSRVFSLAGRRPELYIAAIGTLKAGCVFTPLFSAFGPEPIRSRMEIGSANVVITTRSLYRKKLKSWWRELPHIKAILLIDGGLDDEPGCHDYHELMADTNPDHTCVTTQPEDMALLHFTSGTTGKPKGVIHVHQAVQHHIRSAFYALDLKPDDIYWCTADPGWVTGTTYGIIAPLCLGVTMIIDEAEFDAERWYQILQDQQVTVWYTAPTAIRMLMKIGEALPKQFDLSRLRFMASVGEPLNPEAVEWGEKVFGMPFHDNWWQTETGGIMIANVPSMPVKPGSMGKPLPGIKATIVNLNDDGSLREETEPMQVGELALKSGWPSMFRGYLNQEEKYQSCFKGEWYLSGDLAMKDEDGYFWFVGRKDDLIKSSGHLIGPFEVESALMEHPAVAEAGVIGVPDPVAGQIVKAFVALKPDIKADDELLQSLLGLARKRLGAAVAPKEIVFRTNLPKTRSGKIMRRLLKARELGLPEGDISTLESDEQ
- a CDS encoding PAS factor family protein → MDNTTSLIYDTLVDLTQNEPECHAQIRQKLYDQLNLPFEKQVALYTNILAAASSGKLENRADIDSAVDLAAKVLGTK
- a CDS encoding EAL domain-containing protein, translating into MSRAERFINILNTSNDGLWYQDEDGNVEFYSESFYQSFDIHLNNSTFDDWLKLVHPLDVEKLSSAAKKQQSSKSSERVVTRYRVRDKQGNYRWIEALGINVEVGSQKYMVGLHKDVSDEVLMTEYLVHEASHDSETNFLNRRQFERDMRELAPDSVVVTCCFDPAINRVTRTREDVFLGQIASNLITAFDEVVSGDYELYRVNSNTFVAIIPDQKGLEKNLPGLVIKLDTVYLQSSQKNSQWINNKGVYFSPLSGQEFVGKEPLDYIMQVSDYALFKKSNYSCRDDMSVELHRHAFIYENIGEAIRAGEITIDLQPIVDELGTIVSFETLARWPTEEFGFISPIEFIPVAESQDAIHQLGLSVVKSACVFLNQYDLIDDSKPLINVNVSVKQLLNKTFAQDVVDIVVETGLSSSRIVLEITESYILDDNVDVMSQTALLAKLGFNISIDDFGSGYSSITSIYRLPLYQIKLDKGLVWQSLQSPSCREFVEYMAEFGKKHNISIVAEGIESQSMMQEFMAMKVSHFQGYYIHEPKHASTFLKK
- a CDS encoding heme-degrading domain-containing protein, with product MSKDILSELLEQETELQLPCFNHEIAWELGSSLKETAEKQFAAVTIEIYAFGQVLFSYAMAGTSIDNQDWARRKRQSVLRYGRSSHYLGHYNASKQREFETQPHIDANEYCAHGGAFPIRIKGSGLIGVITVSGLPSEDDHNMVVAALRKHMNNSK